The Cataglyphis hispanica isolate Lineage 1 chromosome 5, ULB_Chis1_1.0, whole genome shotgun sequence genome has a segment encoding these proteins:
- the LOC126849788 gene encoding 3'-5' ssDNA/RNA exonuclease TatD translates to MAQEEKAVPSPMTQCYENYIIVDVGANLTNKKYSRDLDSVIQRAKDAGVQKIMVIGASIRSSKEALRLTRIYPGTLYSTAGIHPHDAKSWEDPDTLRELESIANNLECVAIGECGLDYSRDFSAPETQRAVFHKQIELACTLNKPLVIHERSAQKDVLEVLNQYKNRLPPVLIHSFIGTAEEAQIYLDQGFYLGITGYLCKDKSDSGIRQLLEGGQAPLDKILIETDAPFMYPNTRASKLPAYVKDALTERSMMFLHRYCTFQRNEPCALPAIVEMVAAFMRTTPEQVALATAFNALKLFGLNQ, encoded by the coding sequence ATGGCTCAAGAGGAGAAAGCTGTTCCGTCACCCATGACTCAATGCtatgaaaattacattatagttGATGTTGGTGCcaatttaacaaataagaaatatagtcGAGATTTAGATAGTGTAATACAACGAGCAAAGGATGCCGGTGTACAAAAGATTATGGTGATAGGTGCCAGCATTCGTTCCAGCAAAGAAGCCTTGAGGCTAACTAGAATATATCCCGGGACGCTTTACTCCACAGCTGGCATACATCCGCACGATGCCAAATCTTGGGAAGACCCAGACACTTTGCGTGAACTAGAAAGCATAGCTAATAATCTTGAATGTGTTGCGATCGGAGAATGTGGCTTAGATTATAGTCGCGACTTCTCCGCCCCGGAGACTCAACGCGCTGTGTTTCATAAACAAATAGAATTAGCCTGTACATTAAATAAACCGTTAGTAATACATGAAAGAAGTGCACAAAAGGATGTTTTAGAAGTTCTTAATCAATATAAGAATCGTTTACCGCCTGTTCTGATTCACTCCTTCATCGGCACTGCGGAGGAGGCACAGATTTACTTAGATCAAGGCTTTTATCTAGGTATCACAGGCTACTTATGCAAGGATAAATCTGACAGCGGGATAAGACAATTGCTAGAAGGTGGACAGGCACCATtagataaaatcttaatagaAACCGACGCACCATTTATGTATCCCAATACCAGAGCCAGCAAATTACCCGCATATGTGAAGGATGCTTTAACGGAACGGTCTATGATGTTCCTCCATCGTTATTGCACCTTTCAACGTAATGAACCATGTGCCTTGCCAGCAATTGTAGAAATGGTAGCGGCATTTATGCGAACCACGCCGGAGCAAGTTGCATTGGCTACCGCTTTTaatgctttaaaattattcggtttaaatcaataa
- the LOC126849758 gene encoding DNA excision repair protein ERCC-5 isoform X2 has translation MNLKHYLQMFVMIYSLILKKRGNKIPGVACMKYPKYESQEFSGYQLKRLLKRRYVQESLESAEKEMGGKTLTLEELDKLLTEQGVNTNSKDAAFRIAADSATRLIYISDKNTLAKNSNESEADDTLQNANEKIESIAGPSNHAPIIEDINEYELMDSDEDINVPIHDDFSFISNDINKNAFDSDKESEIDINESLASLDKHLSKTKSNPALAYLLEYSGLSQNQIMHLMKYNKNKSHKTKIVSKNAKMHEKNINSELTEDKTPAIAKSILTFPENCMEISKSVKSQNMLNACSTNDNMIVKLISSNVKSDDFTKQEPLKNNAEALDVPTSNVISMVNKSMMSEESSIKSNNNTRVELISTVQTDTSDSDSDDFVEIQDVPIPYMGRLEKNIENDEIAFKTDEKLEDDIFADIFKKADKNENKNEDLLTNCLKQIQSVNENGKHRMPLISEDNNLKINLLDTTPEELIIEKTEIKSLENTQLVENISNDKGKVHDSQDFNTLIKKNNIELPTQDNCNEDMQEKIAVLPTNEEDLIELKGQLEYEQEELTKGIGKFERQAINISDQIQTEAQELLHLFGIPYITAPMEAEAQCAFLEQIKLTDGTITDDSDIWLFGGQYVYKNFFNNNRRMLQFRACDIQHHFKLSRNQLIQLALLVGSDYTTGVAGIGPVTALEILAAFPAEGDNLLHGLYNFCSWIKEGKSSGKTGLHNKLRNVKLDRDFPSQAVVQAYLFPTVDESKETFTWGKPNVVLLCDYTRQKFGWTKGKFDDTMIPILKRMEESRNQKLLDMYFKMKISPRSMELTLSKRVQKALCRLNNVDMDEENVDCKSRSKRSKINAVQKLNEEEDIVDSEVSIHETKSLPKVNAITNKPLKSIIERKYTKEYIPQREKDRECALERKLHAIEIYRKSKKGLDKTKKIKRATRKIKKEAELSESDSN, from the exons ATGAATTTAAAGCATTACCTGCAGATGTTCGTTATGATATACTCACTGATCTTAAAGAAACGAGGAAACAAAATTCCTGGGGTCGCTTGCATGAAATACCccaagtat gAATCACAAGAATTTTCTGGCTACCAGTTGAAACGTTTGCTTAAACGTAGATATGTGCAAGAATCTTTGGAATCTGCTGAGAAGGAAATGGGTGGAAAAACACTGACATTGGAGGAATTAGATAAATTACTGACTGAACAAGGCGTTAATACAAATAGCAAAGATGCAGCTTTTCGAATAGCCGCGGATAGTGCAACGAGATTAATTTACATCAGTG ACAAGAACACATTGGCAAAAAACTCAAATGAATCAGAAGCGGATGATACGTTACAAAATGCGAATGAGAAAATTGAATCTATTGCTGGTCCAAGTAATCATGCGCCTATTATAGAAGACATAAACGAATATGAGTTAATGGATTCTGATGAAGACATTAATGTACCGATTCACgatgatttttcatttatctcgaacgacataaataaaaatgcatttgacAGTGATAAGGAATCTGAAATTGATATCAACGAATCGTTGGCGTCATTAGATAAACATTTAAGTAAAACTAAATCGAATCCCGCATTAGCATATCTATTAGAGTATAGCGGTTTGTCTCAGAATCAAATTATGCATCTCatgaaatacaataaaaacaaaagccataaaacaaaaatcgtaagtaaaaatgcaaagatgcacgagaaaaatattaactcaGAATTAACTGAAGATAAAACTCCAGCAATTGCTAAATCCATATTAACATTTCCTGAAAATTGTATGGAAATTTCGAAATCTGTAAAGTCGCAAAATATGCTAAATGCATGCTCAACCAATGATAATATGattgtcaaattaatttcatctaaCGTGAAATCAGATGATTTTACCAAACAGGaaccattaaaaaataatgctgaAGCATTAGATGTTCCAACATCTAATGTCATATCCATGGTTAATAAATCAATGATGTCTGAGGAATCTTCTATAAAGTCTAATAACAATACAAGAGttgaattaatttcaacaGTACAGACAGACACATCAGATTCCGATTCTGACGATTTTGTAGAGATTCAAGATGTTCCAATACCTTATATGGgaagattagaaaaaaatatagaaaacgaCGAGATAGCTTTCAAGACTGATGAAAAATTAGAAGACGATATTTTCgccgatatatttaaaaaagcggataaaaatgagaataaaaatgaagatttaCTAACTAATTGTTTGAAACAAATACAGTCTGTCAATGAAAACGGTAAACACCGAATGCCATTAATTTctgaagataataatttaaaaatcaatttattggaTACTACACCTGAGGAATTGATCATAGAGAAAACAGAAATCAAGTCACTGGAAAATACTCAGTTAGTCGAGAATATATCAAATGATAAAGGCAAAGTGCACGACTCTCAAGACTTTaacactttaataaaaaagaataatatagaattaccTACTCAAGACAATTGTAATGAAGATATGCAAGAGAAGATAGCAGTATTGCCTACAAATGAAGAAGATTTAATAGAATTGAAG GGACAATTAGAATATGAGCAGGAAGAACTTACCAAAGGCATTGGCAAATTTGAGAGACAAGCTATCAATATTTCTGATCAGATACAAACCGAGGCACAA gaattgttacatttatttgGCATACCATATATAACAGCACCAATGGAAGCGGAAGCGCAGTGCGCATTCTTGGAACAGATTAAACTCACCGATGGTACGATTACAGACGACTCCGATATTTGGTTGTTTGGTGGTCAATATGTATACAAGaacttttttaacaataacagAAGAATGTTACAATTCCGTGCCTGTGATATTCAACATCATTTTA aACTCAGCCGGAATCAATTGATACAATTGGCCCTTTTGGTTGGTAGTGATTATACCACAGGAGTGGCGGGTATTGGACCAGTCACCGCATTAGAAATATTAGCCGCCTTCCCGGCTGAAGGGGATAACTTATTACatggattatataatttttgctcgTGGATTAAAGAAGGAAAATCTTCCGGAAAAACGGGCCTACACAATAAGTTGCGAAACGTGAAGTTAGACAGAG ATTTTCCAAGTCAAGCAGTCGTCCAAGCGTATCTTTTTCCTACGGTTGATGAATCAAAAGAGACTTTTACTTGGGGTAAACCGAACGTTGTGCTTCTTTGCGACTACACCAGGCAAAAATTTGGATGGACGAAAGGCAAGTTCGACGACACAATGATACCGATATTGAAGAGAATGGAGGAAAGCAGGAATCAAAAATTGTTGGACATGtactttaaaatgaaaatatcgcCGCGATCTATGGAGCTAACCTTAAGCAAAAGAGTGCAGAAAGCTCTATGCAGATTAAATAACGTCGATATGGATGAAGAAAATGTAGATTGCAAATCTCGATCTAAAAGAAGCAAAATAAACGCTGTCCAAAAGTTGAACGAAGAAGAAGATATAGTCGATTCTGAAGTATCGATTCACGAGACTAAATCACTTCCAAAAGTAAATGCTATCACCAATAAACCTCTTAAATCCATtatcgaaagaaaatataccaAAGAATATATACCACAACGAGAAAAGGATAGAGAATGTgcattagaaagaaaattacatgctatagagatatatagaaaatcaaaaaaaggtttagataaaacaaaaaagataaaaagggcaacacgaaagataaaaaaagaggcAGAACTATCGGAAAGTGATAGCAACtag
- the LOC126849758 gene encoding DNA excision repair protein ERCC-5 isoform X1 — MGVYGLWKLLEASGKPVPLESLEGKVLAIDISIWIYQVLQGYQDRHGVPRPNAHLLGLFTRICKLLYYKIKPVFVFDGGVPMLKKNTIALRRKQKSIATSKAQKMKADLINNLIKHSVVKTVLNKDSKVDQTNGTMQAMINMQSNCSKEDMFTLPDMPSTSKMQTYISDNEDDSDTTVELSPRKQSKWMGNIHNVDVTSNEFKALPADVRYDILTDLKETRKQNSWGRLHEIPQESQEFSGYQLKRLLKRRYVQESLESAEKEMGGKTLTLEELDKLLTEQGVNTNSKDAAFRIAADSATRLIYISDKNTLAKNSNESEADDTLQNANEKIESIAGPSNHAPIIEDINEYELMDSDEDINVPIHDDFSFISNDINKNAFDSDKESEIDINESLASLDKHLSKTKSNPALAYLLEYSGLSQNQIMHLMKYNKNKSHKTKIVSKNAKMHEKNINSELTEDKTPAIAKSILTFPENCMEISKSVKSQNMLNACSTNDNMIVKLISSNVKSDDFTKQEPLKNNAEALDVPTSNVISMVNKSMMSEESSIKSNNNTRVELISTVQTDTSDSDSDDFVEIQDVPIPYMGRLEKNIENDEIAFKTDEKLEDDIFADIFKKADKNENKNEDLLTNCLKQIQSVNENGKHRMPLISEDNNLKINLLDTTPEELIIEKTEIKSLENTQLVENISNDKGKVHDSQDFNTLIKKNNIELPTQDNCNEDMQEKIAVLPTNEEDLIELKGQLEYEQEELTKGIGKFERQAINISDQIQTEAQELLHLFGIPYITAPMEAEAQCAFLEQIKLTDGTITDDSDIWLFGGQYVYKNFFNNNRRMLQFRACDIQHHFKLSRNQLIQLALLVGSDYTTGVAGIGPVTALEILAAFPAEGDNLLHGLYNFCSWIKEGKSSGKTGLHNKLRNVKLDRDFPSQAVVQAYLFPTVDESKETFTWGKPNVVLLCDYTRQKFGWTKGKFDDTMIPILKRMEESRNQKLLDMYFKMKISPRSMELTLSKRVQKALCRLNNVDMDEENVDCKSRSKRSKINAVQKLNEEEDIVDSEVSIHETKSLPKVNAITNKPLKSIIERKYTKEYIPQREKDRECALERKLHAIEIYRKSKKGLDKTKKIKRATRKIKKEAELSESDSN, encoded by the exons ATGGGGGTATACGGCCTATGGAAATTACTCGAAGCATCCGGGAAACCGGTACCCCTAGAAAGCCTCGAAGGCAAGGTCTTGGCAATTG atatatcgATATGGATATATCAAGTATTACAAGGATATCAAGATCGTCACGGTGTTCCTAGACCTAATGCGCATTTGCTTGGATTATTCACTAGAATATGTAAactcttatattataagatcAAGCCTGTTTTTGTCTTTGATGGAGGCGTACCTATGCtcaagaaaaatacaatt GCCTTACGCAGGAAGCAGAAATCTATTGCCACAAGTAAGGCGCAAAAAATGAAGGCAGACTTGATAAACAACTTGATAAAACACAGCGTTGTGAAAACTGTTCTCAACAAAGATTCCAAGGTGGATCAAACTAATGGAACAATGCAAGCAATGATAAATATGCAATCTAACTGTTCTAAGGAAGATATGTTTACGTTACCTGATATGCCTAGCACTAGCAAAATGCAGACTTATATCAGTGATAATGAAGATGATTCTGACACTACTGTTGAGCTAAGTCCACGGAAGCAATCTAAATGGATGGGAAACATACATAATGTTGATGTAACCAGCAATGAATTTAAAGCATTACCTGCAGATGTTCGTTATGATATACTCACTGATCTTAAAGAAACGAGGAAACAAAATTCCTGGGGTCGCTTGCATGAAATACCccaa gAATCACAAGAATTTTCTGGCTACCAGTTGAAACGTTTGCTTAAACGTAGATATGTGCAAGAATCTTTGGAATCTGCTGAGAAGGAAATGGGTGGAAAAACACTGACATTGGAGGAATTAGATAAATTACTGACTGAACAAGGCGTTAATACAAATAGCAAAGATGCAGCTTTTCGAATAGCCGCGGATAGTGCAACGAGATTAATTTACATCAGTG ACAAGAACACATTGGCAAAAAACTCAAATGAATCAGAAGCGGATGATACGTTACAAAATGCGAATGAGAAAATTGAATCTATTGCTGGTCCAAGTAATCATGCGCCTATTATAGAAGACATAAACGAATATGAGTTAATGGATTCTGATGAAGACATTAATGTACCGATTCACgatgatttttcatttatctcgaacgacataaataaaaatgcatttgacAGTGATAAGGAATCTGAAATTGATATCAACGAATCGTTGGCGTCATTAGATAAACATTTAAGTAAAACTAAATCGAATCCCGCATTAGCATATCTATTAGAGTATAGCGGTTTGTCTCAGAATCAAATTATGCATCTCatgaaatacaataaaaacaaaagccataaaacaaaaatcgtaagtaaaaatgcaaagatgcacgagaaaaatattaactcaGAATTAACTGAAGATAAAACTCCAGCAATTGCTAAATCCATATTAACATTTCCTGAAAATTGTATGGAAATTTCGAAATCTGTAAAGTCGCAAAATATGCTAAATGCATGCTCAACCAATGATAATATGattgtcaaattaatttcatctaaCGTGAAATCAGATGATTTTACCAAACAGGaaccattaaaaaataatgctgaAGCATTAGATGTTCCAACATCTAATGTCATATCCATGGTTAATAAATCAATGATGTCTGAGGAATCTTCTATAAAGTCTAATAACAATACAAGAGttgaattaatttcaacaGTACAGACAGACACATCAGATTCCGATTCTGACGATTTTGTAGAGATTCAAGATGTTCCAATACCTTATATGGgaagattagaaaaaaatatagaaaacgaCGAGATAGCTTTCAAGACTGATGAAAAATTAGAAGACGATATTTTCgccgatatatttaaaaaagcggataaaaatgagaataaaaatgaagatttaCTAACTAATTGTTTGAAACAAATACAGTCTGTCAATGAAAACGGTAAACACCGAATGCCATTAATTTctgaagataataatttaaaaatcaatttattggaTACTACACCTGAGGAATTGATCATAGAGAAAACAGAAATCAAGTCACTGGAAAATACTCAGTTAGTCGAGAATATATCAAATGATAAAGGCAAAGTGCACGACTCTCAAGACTTTaacactttaataaaaaagaataatatagaattaccTACTCAAGACAATTGTAATGAAGATATGCAAGAGAAGATAGCAGTATTGCCTACAAATGAAGAAGATTTAATAGAATTGAAG GGACAATTAGAATATGAGCAGGAAGAACTTACCAAAGGCATTGGCAAATTTGAGAGACAAGCTATCAATATTTCTGATCAGATACAAACCGAGGCACAA gaattgttacatttatttgGCATACCATATATAACAGCACCAATGGAAGCGGAAGCGCAGTGCGCATTCTTGGAACAGATTAAACTCACCGATGGTACGATTACAGACGACTCCGATATTTGGTTGTTTGGTGGTCAATATGTATACAAGaacttttttaacaataacagAAGAATGTTACAATTCCGTGCCTGTGATATTCAACATCATTTTA aACTCAGCCGGAATCAATTGATACAATTGGCCCTTTTGGTTGGTAGTGATTATACCACAGGAGTGGCGGGTATTGGACCAGTCACCGCATTAGAAATATTAGCCGCCTTCCCGGCTGAAGGGGATAACTTATTACatggattatataatttttgctcgTGGATTAAAGAAGGAAAATCTTCCGGAAAAACGGGCCTACACAATAAGTTGCGAAACGTGAAGTTAGACAGAG ATTTTCCAAGTCAAGCAGTCGTCCAAGCGTATCTTTTTCCTACGGTTGATGAATCAAAAGAGACTTTTACTTGGGGTAAACCGAACGTTGTGCTTCTTTGCGACTACACCAGGCAAAAATTTGGATGGACGAAAGGCAAGTTCGACGACACAATGATACCGATATTGAAGAGAATGGAGGAAAGCAGGAATCAAAAATTGTTGGACATGtactttaaaatgaaaatatcgcCGCGATCTATGGAGCTAACCTTAAGCAAAAGAGTGCAGAAAGCTCTATGCAGATTAAATAACGTCGATATGGATGAAGAAAATGTAGATTGCAAATCTCGATCTAAAAGAAGCAAAATAAACGCTGTCCAAAAGTTGAACGAAGAAGAAGATATAGTCGATTCTGAAGTATCGATTCACGAGACTAAATCACTTCCAAAAGTAAATGCTATCACCAATAAACCTCTTAAATCCATtatcgaaagaaaatataccaAAGAATATATACCACAACGAGAAAAGGATAGAGAATGTgcattagaaagaaaattacatgctatagagatatatagaaaatcaaaaaaaggtttagataaaacaaaaaagataaaaagggcaacacgaaagataaaaaaagaggcAGAACTATCGGAAAGTGATAGCAACtag
- the LOC126849770 gene encoding suppressor of hairless protein, which yields MPHQFGLPTMAHSMQSPPSPTSVMSVYPRFGSGIYRPDQQDQRLTREAMERYLRDRSDMMIVILHAKVAQKSYGNEKRFFCPPPCIYLFGDGWRMRQEQMLREGESEQNAQLCAFIGIGNSDQDMQQLDLNNGKQYCAAKTLYISDSDKRKHFMLSVKMFYGSGHDIGVFLSKRIKVISKPSKKKQSLKNADLCIASGTKVALFNRLRSQTVSTRYLHVENGNFHASSTQWGAFTIHLLDDNESESEEFQVRDGYVHYGSTVKLVCSVTGMALPRLVIRKVDKQMASLEADDPVSQLHKCAFYMKDTDHMYLCLSQERIIQFQATPCPKEANKEMINDGACWTIISTDKAEYQFFEGMGPVRSPVTPVPLVHSLHLNGGGDVAMLELTGDNFTPNLQVWFGDVEAETMYRCQESMLCVVPDISLFRGEWLWVRQPTQVPVSLVRNDGIIYATGLTFTYTPEPGPRPHCPPADEIMRAPRTMHNQANIPSAAMPTDVPWNTHGQPPQSGL from the coding sequence ATGCCACATCAGTTTGGATTGCCAACAATGGCGCATAGTATGCAGTCACCGCCTTCACCGACCTCGGTCATGTCCGTTTATCCTCGATTCGGCTCTGGCATCTACAGGCCCGATCAACAGGACCAGCGATTGACCCGCGAGGCAATGGAACGTTACTTGCGCGACCGTAGCGACATGATGATCGTTATCTTACACGCTAAGGTTGCGCAAAAGTCGTATGGTAACGAGAAGCGGTTTTTCTGCCCTCCGCCATGCATCTATCTCTTCGGCGATGGCTGGAGGATGCGTCAGGAGCAAATGCTGCGCGAAGGCGAGAGCGAACAGAATGCTCAGCTGTGCGCTTTCATTGGCATCGGTAATTCGGATCAGGATATGCAGCAATTGGATCTGAATAATGGCAAACAGTATTGTGCGGCGAAGACTCTCTATATCTCCGATTCGGACAAGCGCAAGCATTTTATGCTCTCCGTCAAGATGTTCTATGGCAGCGGTCATGACATCGGTGTGTTTCTCAGCAAGCGCATCAAGGTGATCTCGAAGCCGTCCAAGAAGAAGCAGTCCTTGAAGAACGCAGACCTGTGTATCGCTAGTGGCACAAAGGTGGCGCTTTTCAATCGATTGCGCTCGCAAACGGTCAGCACGCGTTATCTTCACGTGGAGAATGGTAACTTCCACGCGAGCTCGACACAGTGGGGCGCGTTCACCATTCATCTTCTGGACGACAATGAGAGTGAATCAGAGGAATTTCAAGTGCGCGACGGTTATGTGCACTATGGCAGCACTGTAAAATTGGTATGCTCCGTGACGGGAATGGCACTGCCGCGATTGGTAATCCGCAAGGTAGACAAACAGATGGCCAGTTTGGAGGCCGACGATCCTGTCTCCCAGTTACATAAATGCGCCTTTTACATGAAAGACACGGATCATATGTACTTGTGCCTATCGCAAGAGCGTATAATACAATTCCAGGCTACACCTTGCCCGAAAGAAGCAAACAAAGAAATGATCAATGATGGTGCCTGCTGGACGATTATCAGCACGGACAAGGCGGAATATCAATTCTTCGAAGGCATGGGTCCAGTACGATCGCCGGTGACACCCGTACCGCTGGTCCATAGTCTGCATCTGAACGGTGGCGGTGACGTGGCGATGCTTGAGCTCACTGGCGACAACTTTACGCCGAATCTGCAAGTCTGGTTCGGCGATGTTGAGGCCGAGACTATGTACAGATGTCAGGAGAGCATGCTTTGTGTCGTGCCTGACATTTCCTTGTTTCGCGGCGAGTGGCTGTGGGTGCGCCAGCCGACGCAGGTGCCAGTTTCCCTGGTTCGCAATGACGGCATCATCTACGCTACTGGTTTGACCTTCACATACACGCCCGAACCAGGGCCGCGTCCACACTGTCCACCGGCCGATGAAATCATGCGAGCGCCACGTACCATGCACAATCAAGCTAATATACCATCCGCCGCGATGCCTACCGACGTACCCTGGAATACCCACGGACAGCCGCCGCAGTCGGGTCTCTGA